Proteins encoded by one window of Flagellimonas lutaonensis:
- the rlmN gene encoding 23S rRNA (adenine(2503)-C(2))-methyltransferase RlmN translates to MVQDKRDIRALSKEELRDFFVSKGEKPYRGNQVYEWLWQKSAHSFEVMTNLSKETRQLLQENFVINHISVDQMQRSADGTIKNAVKLHDGLVVESVLIPTETRTTACVSSQVGCSLDCRFCATARLKRMRNLNPDEIYDQVVAIDRQSKLYFNRPLSNIVFMGMGEPLMNYNNVLKAIEKITSDEGLGMSPKRITVSTSGVPKMIKKMADEKVRFNLAVSLHSAIDEVRTQIMPFNETFPLHDLREALEYWYAKTKNRITYEYVVWKGINDTQKDVDALVKFCRFAPSKVNLIEYNPIDDGGFSQASEEALEMYQNTLQENGIVVTVRRSRGKDIDAACGQLANKS, encoded by the coding sequence ATGGTTCAAGACAAGCGAGATATCCGGGCACTTAGCAAAGAAGAACTGCGTGACTTTTTTGTCTCCAAGGGCGAGAAGCCCTATCGTGGCAATCAGGTATATGAGTGGCTGTGGCAAAAATCGGCCCATTCTTTTGAAGTCATGACCAATCTTTCAAAAGAGACCCGACAGCTCTTGCAAGAAAACTTTGTTATCAACCATATTTCTGTGGATCAAATGCAGCGTAGTGCCGATGGCACCATTAAAAATGCTGTGAAGTTGCATGACGGCTTGGTAGTGGAATCGGTATTGATTCCTACGGAAACGAGAACAACCGCCTGCGTCTCAAGCCAAGTGGGCTGTAGTCTCGATTGCAGGTTTTGTGCCACCGCACGTTTAAAGCGCATGCGCAATCTCAATCCTGATGAAATATACGACCAGGTGGTGGCCATTGACCGACAGAGCAAACTATATTTCAATAGGCCATTGAGCAATATTGTTTTTATGGGCATGGGCGAGCCTTTGATGAACTATAACAACGTGCTCAAGGCAATAGAAAAGATAACATCCGATGAGGGTCTGGGCATGTCGCCCAAGCGTATTACGGTCTCTACTTCTGGGGTACCCAAGATGATCAAAAAAATGGCCGATGAGAAAGTGCGGTTCAACTTGGCGGTGTCGTTGCATTCTGCCATTGATGAGGTAAGAACCCAGATAATGCCTTTTAACGAGACCTTTCCCCTACATGATCTGCGAGAGGCACTTGAATATTGGTATGCAAAGACAAAAAACCGCATTACCTACGAATATGTGGTCTGGAAAGGCATTAATGATACCCAAAAAGATGTGGATGCCTTGGTGAAATTTTGCCGTTTCGCCCCTTCAAAAGTAAATCTGATAGAATACAATCCCATTGATGATGGTGGGTTTTCACAGGCGTCGGAAGAAGCGCTTGAAATGTATCAAAACACCCTTCAAGAAAACGGTATAGTGGTGACTGTCAGACGCTCACGGGGTAAGGACATCGATGCCGCCTGCGGTCAGTTGGCCAATAAGTCATAG
- a CDS encoding polyprenyl synthetase family protein, which produces MKIAAQIREPIEKEMELFEEKFRQSMSSKVSLFNRITYYIVNRKGKQMRPMFVFLTAKMLNDGEVNERTYTGASIIELIHTASLVHDDVVDESDKRRGFFSINALWKNKIAVLVGDFLFSKGLLLSLEKKDYDLLHIISDAVRQMSEGELLQIEKARLLDITEEVYYDIIRQKTATLIAACCSMGACAVKPGSKEVEAFRRFGELCGMAFQIKDDLFDYGEERIGKPTGIDIKEQKMTLPLIYALNNSDHKRKRWLINSIKNHNKNKKRVKEVIAYVKEMKGLEYAVAKMLQFKDEALEMLNDYPDSPYKESLTLMVNYVVDRKK; this is translated from the coding sequence TTGAAGATTGCCGCTCAAATACGGGAACCCATTGAAAAAGAGATGGAACTTTTCGAGGAAAAGTTCCGTCAGTCAATGTCGTCGAAGGTTTCGCTCTTTAACCGAATCACCTATTACATTGTCAATCGAAAGGGCAAACAGATGCGCCCTATGTTCGTTTTTTTGACTGCCAAAATGTTGAATGATGGTGAGGTCAACGAGCGCACCTATACGGGGGCCTCGATCATCGAGCTCATACATACCGCCAGTTTGGTACATGACGATGTGGTGGATGAAAGTGACAAACGCAGGGGCTTTTTCTCCATAAATGCCCTCTGGAAGAACAAAATCGCGGTTTTGGTGGGCGATTTCCTGTTCTCAAAAGGGCTCTTGCTATCCCTAGAAAAGAAAGACTATGATCTACTGCATATTATTTCAGATGCGGTCAGGCAAATGAGCGAGGGCGAGCTCTTGCAGATTGAGAAGGCGCGCCTGCTTGATATTACCGAAGAGGTCTATTACGACATTATTCGCCAAAAAACGGCCACCCTTATTGCCGCTTGCTGCAGCATGGGGGCATGTGCCGTAAAGCCAGGGTCAAAAGAGGTCGAGGCCTTTAGAAGATTCGGCGAGCTTTGTGGAATGGCCTTTCAGATCAAAGATGATCTTTTTGATTATGGCGAGGAACGAATCGGTAAACCTACCGGAATCGATATCAAAGAGCAAAAGATGACACTGCCCTTGATCTATGCCCTAAACAACAGCGACCATAAAAGAAAGCGTTGGCTAATCAACTCCATCAAGAACCATAACAAGAACAAGAAAAGGGTCAAAGAGGTAATCGCCTATGTAAAAGAAATGAAAGGGCTTGAATATGCTGTGGCAAAAATGCTGCAGTTTAAAGATGAGGCCCTTGAAATGCTGAACGATTACCCCGATTCGCCTTATAAAGAATCGTTGACATTGATGGTCAATTACGTGGTTGACCGCAAGAAGTAG